The Populus trichocarpa isolate Nisqually-1 chromosome 2, P.trichocarpa_v4.1, whole genome shotgun sequence genome has a window encoding:
- the LOC7459554 gene encoding pentatricopeptide repeat-containing protein At1g06143 yields the protein MSSNCYSIQTIVNHLKHCSKLKQLQSMYAVMVKTNTNQDCYLMNQFISALSTFNRMDYAVLAYTQMEIPNVFVYNAMIKGFVQSYQPVQALELYVQMLRANVSPTSYTFPSLIKACGLVSQLRFAEAVHGHVWRNGFDSHVFVQTSLVDFYSSMGRIEESVRVFDEMPERDVFAWTTMVSGLVRVGDMSSAGRLFDMMPDRNLATWNTLIDGYARLREVDVAELLFNQMPARDIISWTTMINCYSQNKRFREALGVFNEMAKHGISPDEVTMATVISACAHLGALDLGKEIHYYIMQHGFNLDVYIGSALIDMYAKCGSLDRSLLMFFKLREKNLFCWNSVIEGLAVHGYAEEALAMFDKMEREKIKPNGVTFVSVLSACNHAGLIEEGRKRFASMTRDHSIPPGVEHYGCMVDLLSKAGLLEEALQLIRTMKLEPNAVIWGALLSGCKLHRNLEIAQVAANKLMVLEPGNSGYYTLLVNMNAEVNRWGEAAKIRLTMKEQGVEKRCPGSSWIEMESQVHQFAASDKSHAASDEIYSLLAELDGQMKLAGYVPELWSVL from the coding sequence ATGTCTTCTAACTGTTATTCAATTCAAACTATAGTTAACCACTTAAAGCACTGCAGCAAGCTGAAACAGCTACAATCCATGTATGCTGTCATGGTCAAAACCAATACAAACCAAGATTGTTACTTAATGAATCAATTTATATCAGCTCTTTCTACTTTTAACCGTATGGATTATGCAGTTTTAGCCTATACCCAGATGGAAATTCCTAATGTTTTTGTGTATAATGCAATGATTAAAGGGTTTGTTCAAAGCTATCAACCAGTTCAGGCTCTTGAATTGTACGTTCAAATGCTAAGAGCTAATGTTTCTCCTACAAGTTATACATTTCCTTCGTTGATAAAAGCTTGTGGCTTGGTATCACAGTTGAGGTTTGCAGAAGCTGTTCATGGTCATGTTTGGAGAAATGGGTTTGATTCACACGTGTTTGTTCAAACTTCTTTGGTTGATTTTTACTCAAGTATGGGTAGAATTGAAGAATCTGTAAgggtgtttgatgaaatgcctGAAAGAGATGTCTTTGCTTGGACTACAATGGTTTCTGGTCTTGTGCGGGTCGGTGATATGAGTTCTGCTGGGAGATTGTTTGATATGATGCCTGATAGGAATTTAGCTACTTGGAATACTTTGATTGATGGGTATGCAAGATTGAGAGAAGTTGATGTGGCGGAGTTGTTGTTTAATCAAATGCCAGCAAGAGATATTATTTCATGGACTACAATGATCAATTGTTATTCTCAGAATAAGAGATTTAGAGAAGCATTGGGGGTTTTTAATGAGATGGCAAAACATGGGATCAGCCCAGATGAAGTGACCATGGCAACTGTGATTTCAGCTTGTGCTCATCTTGGAGCCCTTGACTTAGGGAAGGAAATACATTACTACATTATGCAGCATGGATTTAACCTTGATGTCTACATAGGTTCGGCATTGATTGATATGTATGCTAAGTGTGGGAGTCTAGATAGGTCCCTTTTGATGTTCTTCAAGTTGCGAGAGAAGAACTTGTTCTGTTGGAATTCAGTGATTGAAGGGCTTGCTGTTCATGGATATGCAGAAGAAGCACTGGCAATGTTTGACAAGATGGAGAGGGAGAAAATTAAGCCAAATGGGGTTACATTTGTAAGTGTTTTAAGTGCCTGCAATCATGCAGGACTTATTGAAGAAGGTCGTAAGAGGTTTGCGAGTATGACACGAGATCATTCCATCCCTCCTGGAGTTGAACATTATGGATGCATGGTTGATCTCTTGAGCAAAGCTGGCTTGCTTGAAGAAGCACTGCAATTGATAAGAACAATGAAGTTGGAACCTAATGCTGTTATTTGGGGTGCGTTGCTAAGTGGATGTAAGCTTCACAGGAACTTGGAGATTGCTCAGGTTGCTGCTAATAAATTGATGGTTTTGGAGCCTGGCAACAGTGGATATTACACTCTTTTGGTTAACATGAATGCTGAAGTTAACAGATGGGGCGAGGCTGCAAAGATCAGGTTAACCATGAAGGAGCAGGGGGTAGAAAAAAGATGCCCTGGGTCCAGTTGGATCGAGATGGAAAGTCAAGTTCATCAATTTGCGGCATCTGATAAATCTCATGCAGCTTCTGATGAGATTTACTCGTTGCTGGCTGAATTAGATGGGCAGATGAAGCTAGCGGGCTACGTACCTGAACTATGGTCTGTTTTGTAG
- the LOC112326571 gene encoding protein NRT1/ PTR FAMILY 5.2: protein MVIDDYGSRIVLMVLRDEATETREMSLLTLAVSVPTLRPPSCGHGIKEADVTEGICFTEGHSMVRFSIIVFLVSTPFYRNKLPPVSLFTRMDQVIVASVRKWKVPVPGDPKQLHELSLDEYTGSGKFGIAYTSSLGFLDKAAVESGSRSLWMLFPVTQVEETKQMIKVLPVWAATFIPSTILAQVHTLFIKQGTVLDRSMGPHFEIPPACLAAFVTISMLISLAIYDRYFVLMARHYMKRPRGTTLLQRMGIGFMLHVIVMITACLAERKRLSVAREHNIISKNEVVPLSIFILLPQFVLMGVADNFVEAAKIEFFYDQAREGMKSLGNSYIATFLGIGSFLSSFLLSTVSKITKKHA from the exons atggTCATAGATGATTATGGGTCACGGATTGTGCTTATGGTACTAAGGGATGAGGCCACAGAGACAAGG GAAATGTCCCTGTTAACCCTGGCTGTTTCGGTGCCAACACTGAGGCCTCCATCTTGTGGACATGGTATCAAAGAAGCGGATGTGACAGAAGGCATCTGCTTTACAGAAGGACATTCTATGGTGCGTT TTTCCATTATTGTGTTCTTGGTAAGCACTCCATTCTACAGAAACAAATTGCCCCCAGTGAGCCTATTCACCAGGATGGATCAAGTAATTGTAGCTTCTGTGAGGAAGTGGAAGGTACCCGTCCCAGGTGACCCAAAACAGCTGCATGAGCTTAGCCTGGATGAGTACACAGGATCAGGGAAATTCGGAATTGCCTATACCTCTTCACTTGG ATTCCTTGACAAAGCAGCTGTGGAGAGCGGTTCAAGGTCACTGTGGATGCTATTCCCTGTGACCCAAGTTGAAGAAACCAAGCAAATGATTAAAGTGCTTCCAGTATGGGCTGCTACTTTCATACCTAGCACCATTTTAGCTCAAGTGCACACCCTGTTCATCAAACAGGGAACTGTCTTGGACAGGAGCATGGGACCCCATTTTGAAATCCCTCCAGCGTGCCTCGCAGCTTTTGTAACCATCTCCATGTTGATAAGCCTAGCCATTTATGACCGTTACTTTGTGCTGATGGCTAGGCATTACATGAAAAGACCGAGAGGAACTACATTGCTGCAGAGAATGGGAATTGGGTTTATGTTGCATGTTATTGTAATGATCACAGCCTGCTTAGCAGAAAGGAAGAGGCTTAGTGTGGCAAGAGAACACAACATAATTAGTAAAAATGAGGTAGTTCCTCTCAGTATATTTATTCTACTCCCTCAGTTTGTTTTGATGGGAGTTGCTGATAACTTTGTGGAAGCAGCGAAGATAGAGTTTTTCTATGACCAAGCACGAGAAGGAATGAAGAGCCTAGGGAATTCATACATCGCCACCTTCTTGGGAATCGGGAGTTTCCTTAGTAGTTTTCTCCTATCAACAGTTTCTAAAATCACCAAGAAGCATGCATAA
- the LOC7473860 gene encoding protein NRT1/ PTR FAMILY 5.2, whose amino-acid sequence MAEVLEEKGPAGGKDDYTADGTVDLKGRPVLRSKTGRWRACSFIVGYEVFERMAFYGISANLVIYLTKKLHEGTVASSNSVTNWAGTAWILPILGAYIADAHLGRFWTFIIASGIYVAGMSLLTLAVSVPALRPPSCGQGIKEVECDKKASALQKGVFYGALYIIAVGTGGTKPNISTMGADQFDDFEPKERTQKLSFFNWWMFSIFFGTLFSNTFLVYIQDNVGWTLGYALPTLGLAVSIIVFLVGTPFYRHKLPAESPFTRMAQVLVAAVKKWKVPVPDDPKQLHELSLDEYIGSGKFRIDYTSSLGFLDKAAVESGSRSPWMLCPVTQVEETKQMIKMLPVWAATFIPSTILAQVHTLFIKQGTVLDRSMGPHFEIPPACLTAFVTISMLISLAIYDRYFVPMARHYTKRPRGITLLQRMGIGFVLHVIVMITACLAERKRLSVAREHNIIGKNEVVPLSIFILLPQFVLMGVADNFVEVAKIEFFYDQSPEGMKSLGTSYFTSSLGIGNFLSSFILSTVSKITKKHGHKGWILDNLNLSHLDYYYAVLAILSFLNFLLYLVAANFFVYNVDVDSKSDLQGKKKEASLVEAHQDNENLKVG is encoded by the exons ATGGCTGAAGTATTAGAAGAGAAAGGTCCAGCAGGTGGGAAGGATGACTACACAGCAGATGGTACTGTCGATCTCAAGGGAAGGCCTGTGTTAAGATCAAAAACTGGGAGATGGAGAGCTTGTTCCTTCATTGTAG GTTATGAAGTTTTTGAGAGGATGGCGTTTTATGGTATATCAGCAAACCTGGTGATATATTTGACAAAAAAGCTCCATGAAGGCACTGTAGCATCTTCAAACAGTGTCACCAACTGGGCTGGAACAGCATGGATATTGCCCATTCTAGGTGCTTATATCGCAGATGCTCATCTGGGCCGATTCTGGACTTTCATCATTGCATCAGGCATTTATGTTGCG GGAATGTCTCTGTTAACCCTAGCTGTTTCGGTGCCAGCCCTAAGGCCTCCATCTTGTGGACAAGGTATCAAAGAAGTGGAATGCGACAAAAAAGCCTCAGCTTTGCAGAAGGGTGTTTTCTACGGTGCTTTGTACATAATAGCAGTCGGTACTGGTGGAACCAAGCCTAATATATCCACCATGGGGGCTGATCAATTCGATGATTTTGAACCTAAAGAGAGGACCCAAAAGCTATCATTCTTTAATTGGTGGATGTTTAGCATTTTCTTTGGCACCTTGTTCTCAAACACCTTCTTGGTTTACATACAAGATAATGTGGGTTGGACCCTTGGCTACGCCCTTCCAACACTGGGTCTGGCAGTTTCCATTATTGTGTTCTTGGTGGGCACTCCATTCTACAGACACAAATTGCCTGCAGAGAGTCCATTCACCAGGATGGCTCAAGTACTTGTAGCTGCTGTTAAAAAGTGGAAGGTACCCGTCCCGGATGACCCAAAACAGCTGCATGAGCTTAGCCTGGACGAGTACATAGGATCAGGGAAGTTCAGAATTGACTATACCTCTTCTCTTGG ATTCCTTGACAAAGCAGCTGTGGAGAGCGGTTCAAGGTCACCGTGGATGCTATGCCCTGTGACCCAAGTTGAAGAAACCAAGCAAATGATTAAAATGCTTCCAGTCTGGGCTGCTACTTTCATACCTAGCACCATTTTAGCTCAAGTGCACACCCTGTTCATCAAACAGGGAACTGTCTTGGACAGGAGCATGGGACCCCATTTCGAAATCCCTCCAGCGTGCCTCACGGCTTTTGTAACCATCTCCATGTTGATAAGCCTAGCCATTTATGACCGTTACTTTGTGCCGATGGCTAGGCATTACACAAAAAGACCGAGAGGAATTACATTGCTGCAGAGAATGGGAATTGGGTTTGTGTTGCATGTTATTGTAATGATCACAGCCTGCTTAGCAGAAAGGAAGAGGCTTAGCGTGGCGAGAGAACACAACATTATTGGTAAAAATGAGGTAGTTCCTCTCAGTATATTTATTCTACTCCCTCAGTTTGTTTTGATGGGAGTTGCTGATAACTTTGTGGAAGTAGCAAAGATAGAGTTTTTCTATGACCAATCACCAGAAGGAATGAAGAGCCTAGGGACTTCATACTTCACTAGCAGCTTGGGAATTGGGAATTTCCTTAGTAGTTTTATCCTATCAACAGTTTCTAAAATCACTAAGAAGCATGGCCATAAAGGGTGGATTTTGGACAATCTAAATCTCTCTCATTTAGACTACTATTATGCTGTCCTGGCCATATTGAGCTTCCTCAACTTCCTTCTCTATTTAGTTGCTGCAAACTTCTTTGTTTATAACGTGGACGTAGATTCCAAGAGTGATTtgcaggggaaaaaaaaggaagcttcACTAGTCGAAGCTCATCAAGACAACGAAAACTTGAAGGTTGGATAA
- the LOC7474513 gene encoding BRCA1-associated RING domain protein 1, whose protein sequence is MAPPLPPITISKIEKFFPYRQHKTRLDPSRPRALLSLPSITIPYKPPPPPLPLGSHPFKAEKKMAGSVKQSVSSMNPWVLHLQKLGLELKCPLCLELLKRPFLLPCDHIFCNSCLPKTIQFGSECPLCKAQYGDSDLRCLPLVENMVTIYRSLDAAFSASILQSRSETGGVLKQCPASKSSDSKDNKLVEAHWGNNSSSGQSKLMCNDVACAPSNCSVGKGVRKNVAMGNCNVPMHVKDKEYGVIGSVGGASNDKQNANSPPVGSQVRARGLHESKAFQMDLNQADQLSPRSPPSFGDNKDSENDSNDQGGDDSLQNYKAENLVQLNSDNKRRQERHSTSASETEEGHLRDSKRHKKLNYSPSDLGANNIGHIKPNAPPTENLITSSQLEIPANLNNSFNDCGFCHSSRITADTGPMLHFANGKPVEGVEATLSDTIHVHAVCIEWAPQVYFVGETVKNLKAELARGAKLKCSKCGLKGAALGCYLKSCKRSYHAPCAMEITKCRWDYENFLVLCSAHSSVKFPSEKSKAKKHNQKTSSVLTSVAPQQSNFWVGSCNGAKKWVFCGSALSSEEKCLLVKFGSMIGVPVNKFWASNVTHVIAATDSDGACTRTLKYLMAILNGKWVLTIDWIKACMESMHPVDEENYEIILDCHGSRDGPKNGRLSALNNAPKLFSGLSFCFVGDFVAGYKEGLQSLVIAAGGTLLKSEEELVEQRHEPLSPSTTLIVYNLDPPQGCKLGEEVSIIWQRTNEAQDLAAKVGSQVIGHTWLLESISSYKLQPFVNWDSIINSDS, encoded by the exons ATGGCACCACCTCTGCCGCCAATAACCATCTCAAAAATCGAAAAGTTCTTCCCTTACCGCCAACACAAAACGAGACTAGATCCCAGCCGTCCACGTGCACTCCTTTCCCTTCCATCAATCACCATCCCCTAtaaacctcctcctcctcctttgccACTCGGCTCCCACCCCTTCAaagcagagaaaaaaatggCGGGCTCAGTGAAACAGAGCGTTAGCTCTATGAACCCATGGGTTCTTCATCTCCAGAAATTGGGTCTCGAGCTCAAATGCCCTCTCTG CTTGGAATTGTTGAAGCGACCCTTTTTGCTACCTTGTGATCACATTTTCTGCAA ttCATGTTTGCCCAAAACAATACAGTTTGGATCCGAGTGTCCTCTCTGTAAAGCTCAATATGGCGACTCAG ATTTGAGGTGTTTGCCTTTGGTTGAAAACATGGTGACAATCTATAGAAGCTTGGATGCAGCTTTCAGTGCCAGTATTTTGCAGTCTCGTTCTG AGACTGGTGGGGTTTTGAAGCAGTGTCCGGCTTCGAAGAGTAGTGATAGTAAGGATAATAAATTAGTGGAAGCTCACTGGGGGAATAATTCTAGTAGTGGACAATCTAAATTAATGTGCAATGATGTAGCTTGTGCTCCATCGAATTGTTCAGTTGGAAAAGGGGTTCGAAAGAATGTAGCGATGGGTAATTGCAATGTGCCAATGCATGTCAAGGATAAAGAGTATGGGGTGATTGGTAGTGTAGGGGGTGCGTCTAATGATAAACAGAATGCCAATTCTCCACCGGTAGGCTCGCAGGTAAGAGCTAGGGGGCTACATGAATCCAAGGCTTTTCAAATGGACTTGAATCAGGCAGATCAGTTGTCGCCTAGAAGTCCTCCTTCATTTGGTGATAATAAGGATTCAGAAAACGACAGTAATGATCAGGGAGGTGATGAT AGTCTACAAAATTATAAAGCAGAAAACTTGGTTCAACTAAATTCTGACAACAAAAGAAGACAAGAGAGGCATAGCACTTCTGCTTCTGAAACCGAGGAAGGTCATTTGAGGGATTCAAAGAGACATAAGAAGTTGAACTACAGTCCATCGGATCTGGGTGCAAATAATATTGGTCATATCAAACCAAATGCACCTCCAACTGAAAATTTGATAACCAGTTCTCAATTAGAGATTCCTGCAAATTTGAATAACTCGTTTAATGATTGTGGATTCTGCCACTCCTCCAGAATCACAGCG GATACTGGTCCAATGTTGCATTTTGCAAATGGAAAGCCAGTAGAGGGAGTTGAAGCAACTCTATCCGACACTATACATGTGCATGCTGTGTGTATTGAATG GGCACCGCAAGTCTATTTTGTTGGTGAAACTGTTAAGAATCTGAAGGCAGAACTGGCCAGGGGTGCAAAGCTTAAGTGCAGCAAATGTGGGCTGAAGGGAGCAGCTTTAGGCTGCTATCTAAAATCATGCAAGAGAAGTTATCATGCTCCCTGTGCAATGGAAATTACTAAATGTCGATGGGATTAT GAAAACTTCCTTGTGCTTTGCTCTGCTCATTCTTCAGTAAAATTTCCAAGTGAGAAGTCCAAGGCTAAGAAACACAACCAGAAAACTTCTTCTGTGCTGACTTCAGT CGCCCCACAACAGTCTAACTTTTGGGTGGGATCATGTAATGGAGCAAAGAAATGGGTTTTCTGTGGATCTGCTCTGTCTTCTGAGGAAAAG TGTCTTTTGGTGAAGTTTGGAAGCATGATTGGTGTGCCAGTGAACAAATTCTGGGCATCAAATGTCACACATGTGATTGCAGCCACAGATTCAGATGGGGCATGCACCAGGACGCTGAAATATCTTATGGCCATTTTGAATGGGAAATGGGTTCTTACAATAGATT GGATAAAGGCTTGCATGGAATCTATGCATCCTGTGGatgaagaaaattatgaaattattctTGACTGCCATGGAAGCCGTGATGGCCCAAAAAATGGCAGGCTTAGTGCACTAAATAAT GCACCGAAACTTTTCAGTGGCTTAAGTTTCTGTTTTGTTGGAGATTTTGTGGCTGGCTACAAAGAAGGTCTCCAGAGTCTGGTTATTGCGGCAGGAGGTACACTTTTGAAGAGCGAGGAAGAATTGGTGGAACAAAGACATGAGCCGTTATCTCCTTCAACAACACTAATTGTTTATAACCTTGATCCCCCACAAGGGTGCAAATTAGGAGAGGAAGTTTCAATTATCTGGCAGAGAACCAATGAAGCACAGGATTTAGCTGCTAAAGTTGGATCCCAAGTCATTGGTCACACATGGTTGTTGGAGTCTATCTCCTCATACAAGTTACAGCCTTTTGTAAACTGGGACAGCATCATCAATTCTGATAGCTAG
- the LOC7461500 gene encoding rho GDP-dissociation inhibitor 1, which yields MESGKKAEAGPSTTTRGGFDEKLERKRETSETPPAVAAAIDDDEEDDGDAVDNGVPVAGFVPGPLLSLKEQIEKDKEDDSLRRWKEKLLGCVESDLNGQLEPEVKFHSIGIISDDIGEINTPLPVDESQSGHPLFALREGSRYQLKLTFSVLHNIVSGLAYSNTVWKGGIQVDQSKGMLGTFAPQREPYVHTLEEDTTPSGVLARGTYSAKLKFEDDDRRCHMELKYSFEIKKRR from the exons atggaaagTGGCAAGAAGGCAGAAGCAGGcccatcaacaacaacaagaggTGGTTTTGATGAGAAActagaaaggaaaagggaaacCAGTGAAACCCCACCTGCTGTAGCTGCTGCTATcgatgatgatgaggaggatGATGGTGATGCTGTTGATAATGGAGTTCCTGTTGCTGGATTTGTTCCTGGGCCTTTGCTATCTCTCAAGGAACAGATTGAGAAAGACAAG GAAGATGATAGCTTGAGGAGGTGGAAAGAGAAGCTACTTGGCTGCGTTGAAAGTGATTTGAATG gCCAACTGGAACCTGAAGTCAAATTCCACTCGATAGGAATTATATCTGATGACATTGGGGAAATAAACACTCCCTTGCCTGTTGATGAAAGTCAGAGTGGTCATCCCCTTTTCGCTCTCAGGGAAGGATCTCGATACCAGCTTAAGCTAACATTCAGTGTTCTGCACAATATTGTTTCTGGCCTTGCATACTCAAATACAGTGTGGAAGGGGGGGATACAAG TTGATCAAAGCAAAGGAATGCTGGGTACTTTTGCTCCTCAGCGGGAACCATATGTCCATACTTTGGAGGAGGACACAACTCCATCTGGTGTGCTAGCAAGGGGAACTTATTCTGCAAAGCTTAAG TTCGAAGACGATGACAGAAGATGCCATATGGAGCTCAAATATTCCTTTGAGATTAAGAAGAGACGCTAG